A region of the Oncorhynchus nerka isolate Pitt River linkage group LG9a, Oner_Uvic_2.0, whole genome shotgun sequence genome:
aacccaacagcTCTCATCACCCGGAAACACAATCCCcacagtaaagcatggtggtgacagcatgctgtggggaagtttttcataggcagggactgggaaactggtcagatttGAAGAattgaatgatggatggcactaaatacagggaaattcttgagggacgaaggttcaccttccagtaggacaatgaccctaagcatactgctaaagcaacacttgagtggtttaaggggaaacatttaaatgactTGGAATGGCATAGTCAAAGCCCAGAACTCAGTTCaactgagaatctgtggtatgacttaaagattgctgtacaccagcggaacccattgTGAATattttcacaagccactgtataaggctggtggcaccttacaATTGGgaaggatgggctcgtggtaatggctggagtgtaATGAgtgaaatggtatcaaatacatcaaacatatgaTTTCCatgggtttgatgccattccagtcGCTCTGTTagagacattattatgagctgtcctcccctcagcagcatcAAATGCCTCATAAGACCCCACAATCATCAATTATGAAGGCCGACCTTTTAGAGACACATTGGTCAGCTCAGGGTTAGAAGAAATAGGAGCAGGTGTTTGAAATACCCAAGTGTTATCTACAGTCTGCCCATGCCATTAAGGCGTTGTACATAGTGAAAGTCTTACGGTTATCACAAATATCTTCAGAGGTAAAGAATAGCTAGATTGAGATTCAATCTGAACCCATAGCGAGTCCAGTCTGCCCAAAGTCCAGGACAGCAAATTTCAAGTTTGGACTGACCAATAGTAACGTTTGAATCGGGCAGACCCAGAACCCCCATAGACTCGGGTTTGACCAGAGTAGAGTACTTCATTCTGCCATATAAACATCCTGGTTATGTTTATCCATCCAATCATTGTCACTGGGAGAGTGGGGAAACTGATCAGGTCTTCTTTCATTTAGCTAATGAGGGGAGTGTTATATTCTTTAAACAGATTATTTCTCTCTGTGGTAACACTTATTCCCAGATATTTCAATCCATTTGGTTCCCAAGAGAAAGGGCAGACTAAACTCAACTCATCTGATAGCTGgctatttaaaagaaaacatgcatTAGATTTGCTTTGTAGCCAGAGAATGTATCTAATTGGGCAAGAATATCAAAgatatgtggaatagagttcattGGGTTAACAACATGCAATATCATATTATTTGCGTATAAAGATACTGTAGCTTAAGTTCCTGATGAGCAATAGTGGGAACTCTGATACTCTCATTGGAACGTATGGACTCTGCCAATGGTTCTACAGCCAtcgaaggaggaggggagacagaggacagcCTTGCCCCCACTCAGTGGGAGTTGTTGTGACCTTAAACCGTTAGTGGAGACCATAGCTCTGGGACTGGTATACATCGATTTGACCCATTTCAAGAAATTAGCTAATGTATAACATTTTTGCAAAATAGAAAAGAGGAAATTCcttaaactgccttaatttagcttgacaccaggaagagtagctgctgctttggcattCAACTCTGTCAAACACCTTCTCGGCATCTGATGACAACAGTATAGGAGTCTTATACTCATTTAAGTGGTCGATAACATCAAACAGTCCTGACTTTATCCAATAAATACCCTTTTTTATCCCGTTTGGTCGGGCTTAATAAGCGAGTGTAATAAGGACTCTAGTCGCCTGGCTATCAATTTAGTAATCACTTTATAATCCAAATTCAGCAAACTTCAAATGAAGAGCATTCTAATGGGTCTTTCCACTTTTAAGCAAGACAGTGATACAAGCTCTATTCATAGAACCAGGCAAAACTCTCTTATTACAAAAGTTGTCTATCATAGCCATAAATATAGGACATAGTTCTGGCCAGGACTGCTTGTAAAAATTGCTTGGGAagccatctgggcctggggattTATTAGCAGGCATGGACTTAATAGCTACTAACACTTCCTCATGTGTAAAACTAGAATTGCGAAGCAGCTGATCTGGTTCTGATAGTTTGGGGAGGAAAATGCCGTCCAAATATGATCGTAgttcactcaggaacattcaatgtcatcttggtacagttagcaactccagtgtatattgggccttgtgttttaggataTTTATGGCTATGATAGACAACTTTTGTAATAAGGGAATTTTGCCTGATTCTATGAATAGAGCTTGTATCACTGTCTTGCTTAAAAGTGGAAAGACCCATTAGAATGCTCTTCATTTGAAGTTTGTTGAATTTTGATTatatttcaccttacagtgaaatgcttatttacgagcccctaaccgacagtgcagttccaaaaaaatacagataagaataagagataaaagtaacatgtAAATACAGAGGAGTAGTaacaaataacaatatatacaggggggttccggtacagagtcaatgtgagggggcaccggttagttgaggtagtatgtacatgtaggtagagttaattaaagtgactatgcatagatgacaacaaagagtgtcagtggtgtggagaggggagggtaatgtgaatagtctgggtcGCTATTTGACTAGATGTTTAGTACTTTAgtaccttattgcaaacaggatgcgtgTTTTGGAATATTCTGAAGAGGCTTCTATCTTTTCACTCTgacatttaggttagtattgtggaataactacaatgttgttgatccatcctcagttttctcctatcacagccattaaactccttaactgttttaaagtcactattggcctcacggtgaaatccctgagagctttccttcctctccggaaacggagttaggaaggacggctctatctttgtagtgactgggtgtattgataaaccatctaaagtgtaattaaaAACTTAACCATGGTCAAGAGGATATTCAatgtctcttttttttttttacccatctactaatAGGTGCTCTTCTTTGCAAGGCTTTGGCACATTTCCCAGGTCTTTGTGACTAAATCTGTGTTGGAAATTCACTACGTGACTGAAGCACCTtacatataattgtttgtgtggggtacagagacgaggtagtcaatcaaaaatcatgttaactcTAAGgtttcacacagagtgagtccatgcaacttattatgtgacttgataAGCGCATTTTTACTTctgaacatactgtatataggcttGCCACAACAATGTGGTTGAATCCTtaatgactcaagacattttagatttttattttcaattaataaaaatatgaaaatgaaaaacataattccactttcacATTATGGGTGTGGTaaaccagtgacacaaaatctacatttaatccattttaaatgcaggctgtaacacaacaaaacgtggaaaaagtcaaggggtatgaatactttctgaaggcactgtagctttcTAAACAAATTGCTTGTGTAGGAGTCTGGTTTCCGAATGTCACATCAACAGTTCATATATCAAATAGCTGGCAATGTCCCCAAGAATTAGCTACACTTCATCAGACAGCGATGTTCTCCAGAATTGGAATCTGATTCCGGTCACGTCAGTCACAAAATTGGAAAGAATATGATACATGTAACATTATATTCCAGAGTATATGGAACTCAAACAAACCTATTAAATGAGATCACCATGTTTTACCCAGCAGTTTTTTCCCCCTGTTTGATTTCATTTTTCTACATGTATTCCAGGTTTAAATAATATACACTCCCCGACGTATTTGTTTGGCGAGTGAAGGTGACACTTTTCATTAGGCTCTATACTCAGGCATTTTGGTTTTTGATAATATGTTTGAGGTGAAAGTAGAGAATATCAACTTTTATTTTCATAGAAATGAATATGtctagtccccccatttgaaggtgtcataagtatttggagaaattcacttatagtgtattaaatgTAGTCAATGTGTATTATTTGGTAatatattcctagcacacaatgtcTACATCAAGCCTGTGACTACAAACTTTTTGGATGCATTTGAAGTTTGTTTGGTTGAGTTTTGGATTTCGTTGTGCCCAATATAAATGCATTTTGGAGTAACTTTTATTGTCACTTTTAACAATATAAgttgtttctgaacacttctacattagtgtggatgctaccatgattacagataatcatAAATGAATAATGAATAATGATGATTGAGAAAGTTAAAAACATGCTAACTTTCTTGGTTATTGATAACGGTTACAGGTTAGTATTTTTGGGTGGGTATAATCTTTGTTCCctttaactttctcactcatcattattcactatTTATTCATGATTATCCATATTCGTGGTAGCATCAACATTAatatagaagtgttcagaaacatcttctattctaatttacaataatcctattgggcaaaacataatctgaaacacaaccaaaacaaactgcaaatatATCCAAAAAGGTTGTAGAGAAACAAGCTTCATTGCATGCtcggaatatgggaccaaatactaaacttttaaCTACTTTAATACACTGTAAGTGAATTTGTTCAAATACTTATGAAAAAAACCTACATATTCAGTtgggggggactagatacataaagtgcttttatTTCTAAATGATAAAATTTATATTTATGAAAATTCCCTCAAATGAAACATTGtacctcaaatccaaaatgctggaaaGTAGagacacatttttaaaaatgtgctTACAAATTCGAATTATTTATGGAGTGTATAATGCTGCATATGTTAGGAAGAGAAATTTGCTTGTTAGGGTCAATACTTCTTAATGCCCTCCACACATGGTAAATGTGGAATACTAATAGGACATGCTCAATATAAAATACATAGCTATCATGCCACCTTTcaattaaaaaacaaaaacattatagCATCATTTTGCACATAGAGAGACACATGGTCTGATCTCACGTGTGCAGCTGATTGCAGGGTTTCCAAATAGAAAAAGTAGTGCTAATCCAGAACGGGAGAGCCGGTGGAGTTGCTGAAATCCTATCATGCTTAACCAAGCCgagaacagagagcagacagagtcaggatagacaggtgagaggttCTCACCTATTAGAGAGAGCTGGCGATCAAGCAGGACACACGCTTGGGACTGGGACAGGCAACTGAAATGCTCTGGGGGTTTTAATGGGTTTCTATGATGGGTCAGCAAAACTCTGCATTTCTCTTTATGAAATTGGAACGGAGTCCCACTCCAGACCAATGGTTCAGCAAGCTGCTGAAACTCTAGCTACAACCTAACCTCCATGCATATAAATAACCAACCCTTCAAGATTGTTATTctagttttattgcttatttatttaagctttgaTGAGTTGCAAATTTACAGTGCAGATCGGATAGTTCAACTCTACATCTTTGTACAATCTTGATGAAGAGATCAGCATTGGCCTAATATTAAACAACTCTTTCTGAGAATATAATATGCATGTGAACTGACACAACTGACAGAGTGGCGGGGAGCCTAACGGTTAagagtattgggccagtaactacaAGGTTGCTGGGTCGAATCCTCACGCTGACTAGGCGAGATAAAAAATGATGTAGATTTTCCCTTGAGCAGTTAAcgctaattgctcctgtaaatcgctctggataacagcgtctgctaaatgtaaaacatatttatgtgattttttaaaattgatttaacctttgtttaactaggcaagtcagttaagaacacattcttatttacaatgatggcataggaacagtgtgttaactgcctcgttcaggggcagaacagcagGTTTATAccgtgtcagctcagggatttgatctagcaaccttttggttactggctcgaagttctaaccactaggctacctgccgccccaaacgaTGATGGTGAGATGGTGGGAGACGTGATGGTTGGAGAATAAATAAATATCCTCAATATATAGACACTTACCACTGAAGACTCCATCTGATGTTTAAGTGACTGTTTCTGTTGAGAAATTACAGTAAATGGCAACGTAGACGGGAAAGATCATTTGAAACAATTTAACTCTGATGTTGAAAACATAAAATTGCTTAGTCAATGTGTTACTTTTAAAACAATTCAATAATGGACTACTAATATACTTGATAACTTTGTGatgcaacaaaaaataaaaacgaAGAAAGAAACTCACCTTATTTTCAGTTGCCCTAgtggtaaaaaacaacaacataattAGGTATTAGAATATGCAGAATAGCAGGATCTCTATGGGGAAAAACTACAAAGACCTCAAAAAGTAGAAACTGGTACAGAATGCAACAGAAAAAAGCTGTGCCCAACTTTTCAAGCTCTTAAAATACATACAAAATCTCTAAAACGAACCTCATGATTTTACTTAACATGTCTTCGGAAGTGATCTTAATCCAACAGTAAATGAATAACAATCCAAATACCGTTATTTAACATGGCAGAAAGCATTGATTTCAAAACCTCTAGAAACTTGTTACATGTTGCTCCATTTAGACTCAATTAAGATGAGTATCAACTATAGCAGTGGTTTGCATGTTTGAAAGAGAGATGGGCAGCTCAGCACTCTAGTGTAGAACATTACCAAGGGTCCACCCTATACTGTAATAGTACATGGTAGTGGTTCCGAGATATAGCATTTTGGTTCTCTTAGTGTATCAGCATGACAAAATATAAATTACACAAACTAAGAAAGATTTCCTTTAAAGGCAATTTATTAGAAAAGTTGTACACTTTTACCTCTACTCCAGTAAACCAACTGTCAAACAATTACACACATCTTGTTTCTGTTACCTTCTGTTTCTTTCTGTCTTCAAAAGAAACAAAGATGTATTACATAGTTATGATATTAGTTGTAATGCATATCAGTATGTGGTTGACAGCTAGACATTACAGGAGAGTAGTCAGCCacatcacacaaacacatccCAATGATCTAAGAATCTCCCTGAAACATCTTCTTCCTGCCGTCCATGCCAGCCTTGTCGTCAATGTTCTTACGCCAGTCACCAACGTCACGCAAATCCTTATCCTGTGATGATAGAAAGGGTGAGAAGACATTGAAGGGTGGAATGTTAAGGCCTAAAGTTCATTCAACATTGACAATGTCTCCCGATGCGATATCTCTGTAATATATTGTGTTAGCCTAATGGACAGATACTCACCTCTTTCTTCTCGTCTTtcttcacttgtttgaggttggaTCTCAGATCCATGGTCACCTTGTGCTTGGAGCCCAGCAGAGCCTGGAGCATAGCATCAGCAGACATACGCACTTTCTTCAGGGCTGGCTTCTTGAACTTGCCCCTCATGTCAACGATTTTTATGTTTAGGTCTATAACCTGGTGGGTGGAATTTTTATACAGGAAAATCAGTGATTCAGGAGGGCTCGACGGAGGAAACATAtgcaaagtttggacacacctactcattgcagggtttgtctttattttcactattttctacattgtagaataatagttcagacatcaaaactatgaaattacacatatggaattatgtagtaaccaatatattttatatttcagattcttcaaagtagcaaccgtTTGTCGTGATGACTGctttctgcagtgatacgccatcccatccggTTTGAGCTTAGTGAAActataatttatttttcaacaggacaatgacccaacacacctccaggctgtgtaagggctatttgaccaagaaggagagtgatgaagttctgcatcagatgatctggcctccacaatcaccagacctcaacctaattaagatggtttgggatgagttggcccacagagggaaggaaaagcagccaacaagtgctcagcatatgtgagaactacTTCGAAACTTTTGGAAaagaattccaggtgaagctggttgagagaatgccaagagtgtgcaaagttgtcatctaGGCtggtggttggagcgttggactagtaaatgaaaggttgcaagatcaaatccctgagctgacaaggtaaaactctgttgttctgccccttaacaaggcagttaacccactgttcctaggccgtcattgaagataagaatttgttcttaactgacttgcctaggctAAAGGTGGCTACTTAGAAGACTCTAAAATAtaattagatttgtttaacactttttatattactacatgattccatgtgctatttcatggttttgatgtcttcaatattattatgCAATGTAGgaaagtcaaaataaagaaaaaaccttgaatgagtaggtgtgtccaaactattgactgttactgtatatacagtatacacagtaCATTCAAGGAGTGTAGATGACGGGGAGTAGACAGgacaaaaaaatgatttttaagccttgagagacAAGCCTTGAGAGAcaagacaaaaaatgtaagtgcctttgaacgggctaTGGTAGTTGATGCCAGGCGCTCCGGTTTGAGTGtgtaaagaactgcaacgctggcAGGTTTTTCATGCTTAACAATTTTCCATGTGTATCAAGGATGGtccaacacccaaaggacatccagccaacttggcacaactgtgggaagcattggagtcaacatctgccagcatccctgtggaacgctttcgacaccttgtagagtccatggccAGACGAATTGAGActtttctgagggcaaaaggggatgcaatactaggaaggtgttcctaatgtttgtagactcatatatacagtggggcaaaaaagtcagccaccaattgtgcaagttctcccacttaaaaagatgagagaggcctgtaattttcatcataggtacacttcaactatgacagacaaaatgagaaaaaaatccagaaaatcacattgtaggatttttaatgaatttatttgcaaattatggtggaaaataagtttttggtcaataacaaaagtttatctcaatactttgttatataccctttgttggcaatgacaaaggtcaaaggttttctgtaagtcttcaaggttttcacacactgttgctggtattttggcccattcctccatgcagatctcctctagagcagtgatgttttggggctgttgctgggcaacacggactttcaactccctccaaagattttctatggggttgagatctggagactggctaggccactccaggaccttgaaatgcttcttacgaagccactccttcgttgcccgggcggtgtgtttgggatcattgtcatgctgaaagacccagccacgtttcatcttcaatgcccttgctgatggaaggaggttttcactcaaaatctcacgatacatggccccattcattatttcctttacatgggtcagtcgtcctggtccctttacagaaaaacagccccaaagaatgatgtttccacccccatgcttcacagtaggtatggtgttctttggatgcaactcagcattctttgtcctccaaacacgacaagttgagtttttaccaaaaagttctattttggtttcatttgaccatatgacattctcccaatcttcttctggatcatccaaatgctctctagcaaacttcagacgggcctggacatgtactggcttaagcagggagacacgtctggcactgcaggatttgagttcctggcggcgtagtgttttactgatggtaggctttgttactttggtcccagctctctgcaggtcattcactaggtccccccgtgtggttctgggatttttgctcaccgttcttgtgatcattttgacccacggggtgagatcttgcgtggagccccagatcgagggagattatcagtggtcttgtatgtcttccatttcctaataattgctcccacagttgatttcttcaaaccaagctgcttacgtattgcagattcagtcttcccagcctggtgcagggctacaattttgtttctggtgtcctttgacagctctttggtcttggccatagtggagtttggagtgtgactgtttgaggttgtgaacaggtgtcttttatactgataacaagttcaaacaggtgccattaatacaggtaacgagtggaggacagaggagcctcttaaagaagaagttacaggtctgtgagagcaggacatcttgcttgtttgtaggtgatcaaatacttatcttccaccataatttgcaaataaattcattacaaatcctacaatgtgattttctggattttttttcctcattttgtctgtcatagttgaagtgtacctatgaagaaaattacaggcctctcacatcttttgaagtgggagaacttgca
Encoded here:
- the LOC115134460 gene encoding troponin I, fast skeletal muscle-like, whose product is MADKKGNVSSSRKHTLKSCMLAVAKDLLEAEALEKVKERERYMDENCPLLEIPHSKDDLVDLCTKMYDKINVIDEERYNLEYKAVMVCNEVIDLNIKIVDMRGKFKKPALKKVRMSADAMLQALLGSKHKVTMDLRSNLKQVKKDEKKEDKDLRDVGDWRKNIDDKAGMDGRKKMFQGDS